The sequence below is a genomic window from Dictyostelium discoideum AX4 chromosome 5 chromosome, whole genome shotgun sequence.
gagagtttgaatttgaattattcaTTCCCATTGACAATAAAgattctaaataatttttaaaaaaaaaaaaaaataagtttaattttccaaaaaaaaaaaaaaaaaaaaaaaacaaaaaaaaaaaaaaaaagtttaatttaaCTTACTGAAGATTGACATTTATTACTTGGAtacaattacaatttaatattacaatgttttttttttttatctaataatttttctttttgtttctttttttattaaatacttttttttttttttttttttttatttcttttgtggtgcattttattttttttaattttttattttattttatatttaatatcaaattttatggccaatcttttttttttttcacataaATAAGATGtaatatctaaaaattctaattttaaattcaccacTAGATAATCTCACATTTTATCCTCATCAGCCACATAACCctcaaattctaaaaatagttttttttttttttttttttttttttttttttaaccaaaaccttttcaaatatataaaattacaaaatcatTTTGCCACACTATTGAAAAGTTtgtcttttatttttatttttattttttttttttttttttttgtttttttttttattttaattaactgtgattaaacattttatttaaagattgaGCCATATGAACTGGGCCAGAGAAtggtttattaataatatttgacCAAACATCATTTATTATATCAAAATGAgagaaatttataaatgcATAAGGATCAACCCCAACCAAAAATATGGCTTCTTGTCTTGGtgttaataatgaagaaattgatgaaaatgtaTCCAACATTAAACCACCGTTCAAAGtgagtttattttttaaagattctaATTTACCTGCGAGTTCTAATTGTTTATCAATAGCAGGTAGTGAATAAGAATcaattggtgttgttgttgttgaattgtaCACTAATTCAGTTGGATTTAATGAAGATAATGGATCAGATGGATATgagaatataaatttataaaaaaatgattttatctCTAAATCTAacatttgaatttctttaaacATTGATGCACTAACTTTAGTATGTTGAAAACGAATTGAAtccaatttatttgattgttcAGGTGTAATATTtgcttcttttttaaaagtgtTATACCAATTATGATCATTAGTTACCTTTTgattatcaccatcatcattattatcattgaaaatatttaaaacaaatggaCAAAATTGACCTGGTGTATAACCTACGATTGATAATCTTAATTGAACGTATGGATTTGCAACTTTTTCAGCCTCGTATTCAATATGTGAGTATCTCTCTTCAATAACACGATGATATTGATGTAATAGATAAATCAATGATCTATCATCATTCCTCTCCAATGatagttttaattgatttgtgATGGTTTTACAATCtgtcatcattttcattatatcATTACTTGGTTTCATTAAATCGACAGAACCTGTTTTTCTTAGagtttgattttctttttgaattttacTATTCTCCATttctaataatgataatttatccTCAATCTCCTTTATataatctttctttttttgtctATAATTTCTACTTGCTTTATtttgattcatttttttaattgattctgttgatttttcttgttttttagtttcatttataattttggttttttcatttgtttcttctaaatttatttttgttgtttttgttgttgttgttgttaatattggtgttggtgttggcgTTGGTGTAATTGGTGCAATTGTTGTTGGCGTAATTAGAGTTGGTGTTATTGTTGGAAATGTAGTAAGAGTTGGTGTAATTGTTGGCGTAATTATTggattattggtattatccAAACTAATTTTGTATTGAGGTATTTTGTAACactcttgttgttgttgttgttgttgctgttgttgtataTTTATTGGATTATCATTAAAGGGTGGAaatattggtttattttggGAAAttgcattattatttacattactAACTACATtactatttacattattatttacattatttgcACCaagatttatattatttaaattatttatactgtttacattattaatattgtcggttgttttattattattattgttattattattattattattattattattattattattattattattattattattattattattattattattattattattattattactattattattactattattactattgttattgttattcatattataatttatactagtaatattgttattattattataatttgaaaatatttgattACATTGATCAATATATTGTGAAGGTAATTCATAAGGTTTTTGATATTGGtcttgatattgttgttgacgttgttgatattgatcttgatattgttgttgataattttgtaattgttgttggatttgtgtttgttgttcttgttgttgcttTTGTAATGATTCAAGTCGttcattgaaattaaaattattattatttaagtAATTATTTGATTCGATACTTTGGACATTTATTCCATCATTTGTATATTGTTGTGggaattgttgttgttgttgctgttgttgttgttgttgttgttgttgttgttgttgttgttgttgttgttgttgttgttgttgttgttgttgttgttgctgttgttgctgttgttgttgttgttgttgttgttgttgttgaagttgtgaAAAATCATCCAATAAAAGTAACCACGTATTATTTTCTGGCGGAATTGGTAAGAAATTTTGATATCCATCCATTATTGTtcatataattaatatactatgaataaaaaattaaaaaaattaaaaaaataaaaaaaataaaaaataaaaaataaaaaaaaaaaaaataa
It includes:
- the bzpO gene encoding hypothetical protein, whose amino-acid sequence is MDGYQNFLPIPPENNTWLLLLDDFSQLQQQQQQQQQQQQQQQQQQQQQQQQQQQQQQQQQQQQQQQQQQQQQFPQQYTNDGINVQSIESNNYLNNNNFNFNERLESLQKQQQEQQTQIQQQLQNYQQQYQDQYQQRQQQYQDQYQKPYELPSQYIDQCNQIFSNYNNNNNITSINYNMNNNNNSNNSNNNSNNNNNNNNNNNNNNNNNNNNNNNNNNNNNNNNNNKTTDNINNVNSINNLNNINLGANNVNNNVNSNVVSNVNNNAISQNKPIFPPFNDNPINIQQQQQQQQQQECYKIPQYKISLDNTNNPIITPTITPTLTTFPTITPTLITPTTIAPITPTPTPTPILTTTTTKTTKINLEETNEKTKIINETKKQEKSTESIKKMNQNKASRNYRQKKKDYIKEIEDKLSLLEMENSKIQKENQTLRKTGSVDLMKPSNDIMKMMTDCKTITNQLKLSLERNDDRSLIYLLHQYHRVIEERYSHIEYEAEKVANPYVQLRLSIVGYTPGQFCPFVLNIFNDNNDDGDNQKVTNDHNWYNTFKKEANITPEQSNKLDSIRFQHTKVSASMFKEIQMLDLEIKSFFYKFIFSYPSDPLSSLNPTELVYNSTTTTPIDSYSLPAIDKQLELAGKLESLKNKLTLNGGLMLDTFSSISSLLTPRQEAIFLVGVDPYAFINFSHFDIINDVWSNIINKPFSGPVHMAQSLNKMFNHS